The Microcoleus sp. AS-A8 genome segment TAGGTTGAGAGTGCGGGGAATTCGATCAATCACGCACAGAGTACCGAGAGCAAAGCCATCGGGTGTCACCAAAGGGGCACCCGCATAAAATCGAATCTTGGGGTCAGTTGTAACTAGAGGGTTAGTGGCAAACCGCTCATCTTCTAATGCATTGGGCACCAGCAGCAATTGCTCCGGTTGCCCAATGGCATGAGCACAGAATGCTACTTCTCTGGGGGTTTCCGTTGCCTCCGTGCCAATTTTTGACTTAAACCACTGCCGATGAGCATCAATTAAGCTGACTAAGGCAATGGGAGTGCCACAAATATGCGCGGCTAAGGCTGTTAGATCATCAAATTCAACTTCTGGGAATGTATCAAGCACGTTATAGCGTTCGAGTGCCTTGAGCCTAGCTACTTCGTTATCCGGCTTGGGTGTGGCTTTGGCTGACTGCGCCTCTCGATGGCTAGGGGGTGTTTGAGAAATCGAGGATGTAGTTTGGTCTAGTGTAAGTTCCTGAGTTGTCGGCTGTGGCGACCACCTGGGTGGCCTGAAAGAGCCACCCCCTTTTTGTCGAGAACCCATGTTCAAGGCTGACATCCACTGCCGGAGAAGCCTCACTGCTTTTTTGAGAATCTTTTTAAGCATGAATTAAAAACGAGGCGTTTCATTAATGTACTGAGTTTAAAAAAAATTCGTGAAGGCTATACCAATCAAAAAACGTACATCAAAAATTGGCTAATTATGCTACCCTAGAAAAGTTGTTTAATTCTGCACATTCAGGGTTTCGGGTGTTTCTAGAAGTATCAACAACTTGGAAATCCGCCTGGATGGAAGGTAAACCCGAATCAGGAGTTCAAAAAAATAATGCCAGTTATCTCTTTAGCGGAAATGCTAGAGTCAGGGGTTCACTTTGGTCATCAGACCAGACGGTGGAATCCCAAGATGGAGCCGTTTATCTACACCTCGCGGAATGGTGTCCACATTATTGACTTGGTGCAGACCGCCCAGTTAATGGAAGAAGCCTATAGCTACATGCGGACGGCTTCGGAGCAAGGGAAGAAGTTTCTGTTTGTAGGCACAAAGCGCCAAGCGGCAGGGATTATTGCCCAAGAAGCGTCTCGTTGTGGAGCTTATTATGTCAACCAACGTTGGTTGGGCGGAATGCTCACCAACTGGGAGACCATTAAGACGCGGGTCGAGCGCTTAAAGGAATTAGAACGGCGCGATGAAAGTGGCGCACTCGACTTGCTACCCAAGAAAGAAGCCTCCGTTCTGCGTCGGGAACTCGGCAAGCTTCAGAAATACTTGGGTGGCATCAAACTGATGCGGAAAGTCCCCGATGTGGTGGTTATCGTAGACCAACGGCGCGAGTACAACGCTATTTTGGAATGCGAAAAGCTCGGATTAACCCTGGTGTCAATGCTGGATACCAACTGTGACCCTGATGTCGTCGATATTCCGATTCCGGCTAATGATGATGCCATCCGTTCCATTAAGCTAATAGTGGGTAAATTGGCGGACGCC includes the following:
- the rpsB gene encoding 30S ribosomal protein S2, giving the protein MPVISLAEMLESGVHFGHQTRRWNPKMEPFIYTSRNGVHIIDLVQTAQLMEEAYSYMRTASEQGKKFLFVGTKRQAAGIIAQEASRCGAYYVNQRWLGGMLTNWETIKTRVERLKELERRDESGALDLLPKKEASVLRRELGKLQKYLGGIKLMRKVPDVVVIVDQRREYNAILECEKLGLTLVSMLDTNCDPDVVDIPIPANDDAIRSIKLIVGKLADAIYEGRHGQLEAEEEYEDYEGAMDDVDEEDVDEVDSYAAEDDEGSEES